One genomic window of Paenisporosarcina antarctica includes the following:
- a CDS encoding flavodoxin family protein has product MSIAVIYGSTRQNGNTEQLTEKVIKGLDIEKIFLRDFTIQPIEDLRHTEAGFVDVDDDYNKLVERMMKHDTFIFATPIYWYSMSGTMKNFIDRWSQTMRDEKFPDFKKQLGKKKAYVIAVGGDNPSIKGLPLIQQFNYIFEFMGISFDGYVLGKAKRPGDISEDAVAISAAEELNKKIK; this is encoded by the coding sequence ATGAGCATTGCTGTGATATACGGAAGTACCCGTCAAAACGGAAATACCGAACAACTAACGGAGAAAGTAATTAAAGGGCTAGACATCGAAAAAATTTTCTTGCGAGATTTTACTATTCAACCAATCGAAGATCTTCGACATACAGAAGCTGGATTTGTGGATGTCGATGATGACTATAACAAGCTTGTTGAACGTATGATGAAGCATGATACGTTTATATTTGCAACGCCTATTTATTGGTATAGCATGTCAGGTACCATGAAGAATTTTATTGATCGTTGGTCACAAACAATGCGAGATGAAAAATTTCCTGATTTTAAAAAACAACTAGGAAAGAAAAAGGCATATGTCATAGCGGTAGGCGGAGACAATCCTTCTATTAAAGGTTTACCGCTGATTCAGCAATTCAATTATATTTTTGAATTTATGGGGATCTCATTTGACGGTTATGTGCTTGGTAAAGCAAAACGTCCGGGAGATATCTCAGAAGACGCAGTAGCAATCTCAGCTGCTGAGGAATTAAATAAAAAAATTAAATGA
- a CDS encoding NAD(P)-dependent oxidoreductase, with amino-acid sequence MRDDNKTFVSLATLNRNFEEVKAGLTPAEAMDESNRCLYCYDAPCIQACPTAINIPSFIKKIASGNLKGSATTIMEANPIGASCARVCPTEELCEGACVLNHSTKPIMIGDLQRYATDWAIKNEQILFKAGEKNGMSVGIIGGGPAGLSAARELARLGYEVTIYESKSKAGGLNTYGIVSFRLPQKVAQWEVDQVENLGVQIKTNITVGQDISVKEILETYDSVILAVGMSKGSMLQIEGEELKGVHDAIQFVEDSKTKEISDDLVGKRVVVIGAGNTAIDAATCSVRLGAENVKILYRRSQKEMTAYEFEYEFAKQDNVEFRWLTAPTRLIGDHNGQLKQMECIKMELGEPGTDGRRRPMPVEGSEFIIEVDAVIKAIGQTRYLNLMDAFGLEQKKGVVKIDLETYQTSNPKVYAVGDFIFGEGQGEAMVVSAAQHGKKAAYAIHQQLKKISIESA; translated from the coding sequence ATGAGAGATGATAATAAAACCTTTGTTTCATTGGCTACATTAAACCGGAATTTTGAAGAAGTGAAAGCTGGTCTTACACCGGCAGAGGCAATGGATGAATCCAATCGTTGTCTCTATTGTTACGACGCGCCGTGCATTCAAGCATGTCCAACAGCAATTAATATTCCTTCTTTCATTAAAAAAATTGCTTCTGGAAATTTAAAAGGTTCAGCTACAACCATTATGGAGGCAAATCCAATTGGGGCCAGTTGTGCTCGCGTGTGTCCGACTGAAGAACTTTGTGAGGGAGCATGTGTGTTAAATCATTCGACCAAGCCAATAATGATCGGAGATTTACAGCGCTATGCCACGGATTGGGCGATTAAAAATGAACAAATATTATTTAAAGCAGGGGAAAAGAATGGAATGAGCGTAGGCATTATCGGCGGAGGTCCCGCTGGTTTGTCAGCTGCTCGAGAACTTGCACGCTTAGGCTACGAAGTTACGATTTATGAATCGAAATCAAAAGCTGGTGGACTAAATACGTATGGAATTGTGTCTTTCCGTTTACCACAAAAAGTTGCTCAATGGGAAGTTGATCAGGTAGAAAATTTAGGAGTTCAAATCAAAACAAATATCACTGTTGGACAAGATATTAGTGTTAAAGAAATTCTCGAAACTTATGATTCTGTCATTTTGGCTGTTGGTATGTCAAAAGGTTCAATGCTTCAAATTGAAGGAGAAGAGTTAAAAGGGGTTCACGATGCGATTCAGTTTGTGGAAGATTCAAAAACAAAAGAGATATCAGATGACTTAGTTGGCAAACGTGTCGTTGTAATCGGAGCGGGGAATACGGCAATTGATGCTGCTACTTGTTCTGTAAGGTTAGGCGCAGAAAATGTGAAAATTCTGTATCGCCGCTCTCAAAAAGAAATGACAGCCTATGAGTTTGAGTATGAATTCGCAAAGCAAGATAACGTTGAATTTAGGTGGCTAACAGCACCGACTCGTTTAATTGGGGACCATAATGGCCAATTAAAGCAAATGGAATGTATCAAGATGGAATTAGGTGAACCAGGAACTGATGGACGCCGTCGACCTATGCCTGTTGAAGGTTCTGAATTTATTATAGAAGTTGATGCGGTTATTAAAGCGATTGGTCAAACGAGATACCTTAATTTAATGGACGCATTTGGACTCGAGCAGAAAAAGGGCGTCGTGAAAATTGATCTCGAAACATATCAAACGTCCAATCCCAAAGTGTATGCCGTAGGTGATTTCATATTCGGTGAAGGCCAAGGAGAAGCAATGGTCGTTTCAGCAGCACAGCATGGAAAAAAAGCAGCCTATGCCATTCATCAACAACTTAAAAAGATAAGTATCGAAAGCGCATAA
- a CDS encoding nitrilase-related carbon-nitrogen hydrolase, giving the protein MTNKVKIGLIQASNDVDGNEPVQLHKDKAIEKHIKLVRDAAAKGAQIICLQEIFYGPYFCTEQNSKWYEAAEEVPNGPTTIQFQALAKELGTVIVLPIYERDGIATYYNTAAVIDADGSYLGKYRKHHIPQVNVGNDGNGFWEKYYFKPGNLGYPVFDTQFAKVGVYICYDRHFPEGARLLGLNGAEIVFNPSATVAGLSEYLWKLEQPAHAVANGYYVGAINRVGTEGPWNLGEFYGQSYLVDPRGSMVSIGSRDQDEVVIGVMDKALIREVRNTWQFFRDRRPETYGAMSSINE; this is encoded by the coding sequence ATGACTAATAAAGTGAAAATTGGGTTAATTCAAGCATCCAATGATGTTGATGGAAATGAACCTGTTCAGCTTCATAAAGATAAAGCAATTGAAAAGCATATTAAATTAGTAAGAGATGCCGCCGCTAAAGGTGCTCAAATTATTTGTTTACAGGAAATATTTTATGGACCCTATTTTTGTACAGAGCAAAATTCGAAATGGTATGAAGCTGCAGAAGAAGTACCAAACGGACCAACGACGATTCAATTCCAGGCGTTAGCTAAAGAGCTAGGAACGGTTATTGTTTTACCAATTTATGAACGAGACGGTATTGCTACTTACTACAACACAGCAGCTGTCATTGATGCGGATGGTTCTTATCTAGGTAAATACCGTAAACATCATATTCCACAAGTCAATGTAGGGAATGATGGAAATGGATTCTGGGAGAAATATTACTTTAAGCCAGGGAATTTAGGGTATCCCGTCTTTGATACTCAGTTTGCAAAAGTAGGCGTATATATTTGTTATGATCGCCATTTCCCAGAAGGTGCAAGACTACTAGGTTTGAATGGAGCTGAAATTGTTTTTAATCCTTCAGCGACTGTAGCGGGACTATCGGAATATTTATGGAAACTAGAACAACCAGCTCATGCCGTTGCCAATGGTTACTATGTAGGGGCAATTAACCGTGTGGGAACAGAAGGTCCTTGGAATCTTGGAGAGTTTTATGGTCAGTCATATTTAGTTGACCCAAGAGGAAGCATGGTATCAATTGGTAGTCGTGATCAAGATGAAGTTGTTATTGGCGTAATGGACAAGGCACTGATTAGAGAAGTACGCAACACTTGGCAATTTTTTAGGGATCGTCGACCGGAAACGTATGGAGCAATGTCAAGTATCAATGAGTAA
- the hydA gene encoding dihydropyrimidinase yields MKKMIKNGTIITATETFNADVLIDNGKVTAIGLDLPSAGMEVIDAKGCYLFPGGIDPHTHLEMPFGGTVSKDDFESGTIAAAFGGTTTIIDFCLTNKGEPLKKAIQTWHAKSKDKAVIDYGFHLMIGEINERVLAEIPQVIEEEGITSFKVFMAYKNVLQADDETLFRTLVMAKKHGALVMVHAENGDVIDYLTKEALAAGNTDPIYHALTRPPEIEGEATGRACLLAGLAESQLYVVHVTCAEAVDKIAEARNKGFTVYGETCPQYLVLDQSALEKPDFEGAKYVWSPPLREKKHQQALWNALKSGQLQTVGSDQCSFDFNGQKDLGKGDFTKIPNGGPFIEDRFSVLFSEGVKKGRINVNEFVDIVSTRSAKLFGLFPQKGTIAVGSDADIVIFDPEIERTISVNSHHMAVDYNAFEGLKVTGEPVSVLSRGEFVIRDKQFVGKPGMGNYLRRGKHVQLSNRAKVEALQ; encoded by the coding sequence ATGAAAAAAATGATTAAAAATGGAACGATTATTACGGCTACAGAAACGTTTAATGCGGATGTGCTCATTGATAACGGAAAGGTCACAGCAATTGGTTTAGATCTGCCAAGTGCTGGCATGGAAGTTATTGATGCGAAAGGATGTTATCTATTCCCCGGCGGAATAGATCCGCATACTCATCTAGAAATGCCATTTGGAGGAACGGTAAGTAAAGATGATTTTGAGTCAGGGACAATCGCAGCTGCGTTCGGTGGAACAACAACCATTATTGATTTTTGTTTAACAAATAAAGGTGAGCCACTAAAAAAAGCGATTCAAACTTGGCATGCAAAATCTAAAGATAAGGCAGTAATCGATTACGGATTTCACTTAATGATTGGCGAAATCAATGAGCGTGTTTTAGCTGAAATTCCTCAAGTCATCGAGGAAGAAGGCATCACTTCTTTTAAAGTGTTTATGGCTTACAAAAATGTTCTTCAGGCAGACGATGAGACGTTGTTTCGAACACTTGTAATGGCAAAAAAACATGGAGCTCTTGTAATGGTTCATGCTGAAAATGGAGATGTCATCGATTATTTAACAAAAGAAGCGTTAGCGGCAGGAAACACTGATCCAATCTATCATGCGCTGACGAGACCACCTGAAATCGAAGGAGAAGCAACTGGAAGAGCATGTTTATTAGCAGGTTTAGCTGAATCCCAGTTGTACGTAGTTCATGTCACTTGCGCAGAAGCGGTTGATAAAATTGCAGAGGCGAGAAACAAAGGATTTACAGTGTATGGGGAAACTTGTCCTCAATACCTAGTTCTGGATCAATCTGCTCTTGAAAAACCTGATTTTGAAGGAGCAAAATACGTTTGGTCTCCACCTTTACGAGAAAAGAAACATCAACAAGCATTGTGGAACGCATTAAAAAGTGGTCAACTTCAAACGGTTGGTTCTGATCAATGCTCTTTTGATTTTAATGGACAAAAGGACTTGGGGAAAGGTGATTTTACCAAAATTCCAAATGGCGGTCCTTTTATCGAAGATCGATTTAGTGTGCTTTTTTCAGAAGGAGTTAAAAAAGGAAGAATCAATGTTAATGAATTTGTAGATATCGTATCAACTCGTTCAGCAAAGTTATTCGGATTATTCCCACAAAAAGGAACGATTGCAGTTGGAAGTGATGCGGATATCGTTATTTTCGATCCGGAAATCGAGCGGACCATTTCAGTTAACAGTCATCATATGGCCGTTGATTACAATGCATTTGAGGGGTTGAAAGTGACGGGGGAGCCTGTTTCTGTCCTTAGTCGTGGAGAATTTGTCATAAGAGACAAGCAATTCGTTGGTAAACCAGGCATGGGGAACTATTTAAGACGAGGCAAGCATGTACAACTTTCTAACCGTGCAAAAGTTGAAGCTTTACAATAG
- a CDS encoding ASCH domain-containing protein, with the protein MTNETTNLPPKTCTIERLVTLESDVEKVLQGQKTATRRNGRYADIGEIMELKGQSFVVNNVYNQSLGELKEEHAKQEGFQSVEEYKQSILSYHPGMPWLPTMTVWVHEFTPVKV; encoded by the coding sequence ATGACTAATGAAACAACTAATTTACCCCCTAAAACGTGTACAATCGAGCGTCTAGTAACATTGGAATCTGATGTTGAAAAAGTATTACAAGGACAAAAAACTGCTACACGTCGTAATGGTCGTTATGCAGATATAGGCGAAATCATGGAATTAAAAGGACAATCATTCGTTGTAAACAATGTTTACAATCAATCCCTTGGTGAACTGAAGGAAGAACACGCAAAACAAGAAGGCTTCCAGTCTGTAGAAGAATACAAACAGTCCATTTTGTCTTATCATCCCGGTATGCCTTGGTTGCCAACTATGACAGTATGGGTTCATGAATTTACTCCGGTAAAAGTATAA
- a CDS encoding NCS1 family transporter, producing MKKTYLKSPDLLPIAHKERKIGRFGFSNMWIGMAVVLAAFAIGGSGVQNLSLGWVVLATLIGALAIGFFITLTGDIGIEHGLSFPVYMRAPFGTLGTHIPSIVRGITASFWFGINTYFGSAALNGILFTLFGFDNWFLCYVLFAAAQLINTSLGIKAVERFADLAAPIIILISIWIYTSLSDLAIQEGRNVWSWIESPVTGAAVFTAFVVVIFTNMGFWATLAADIPSISRFVKAPQHEKNWFKRNKNAIIGNMIALPLTQTFMVVIGGVSYIAVKNYDPIVALQEAASGIVLAVLLIMIVFAQWSTNVSANLIPAATIFSNVGGPKVPFYVGVIMAGVIGTVVQPWNLFNIIIPFLLTIGGILSAIVGILYADYYLLRKRRVNVPDLYESKGQYRYLNGVNLAGMFSWIVGGLAAFWLSNYSFIVGFVVGAACYYVLAKYWWFKKYPQSEIQNPSDELFLGITVGRDWIILDYEDEEEILPEKAVG from the coding sequence ATGAAAAAAACTTATTTAAAGTCCCCTGATTTACTACCTATTGCGCATAAAGAAAGAAAAATTGGTAGGTTTGGGTTTTCTAACATGTGGATTGGGATGGCTGTGGTTTTAGCTGCATTTGCAATTGGAGGTTCAGGAGTCCAAAACCTATCTTTAGGATGGGTTGTGCTTGCTACATTAATTGGTGCACTAGCAATTGGGTTTTTTATTACATTAACTGGGGACATCGGTATTGAACATGGCTTATCCTTCCCAGTTTATATGAGAGCGCCATTTGGTACGCTAGGTACACATATACCATCCATTGTAAGAGGGATCACTGCTTCATTTTGGTTCGGTATTAATACGTATTTTGGATCAGCTGCTTTAAACGGTATTCTATTTACGTTATTTGGATTTGATAATTGGTTTTTATGTTATGTATTATTTGCAGCTGCACAACTCATTAATACATCACTTGGTATTAAAGCGGTCGAGCGTTTTGCAGATTTAGCAGCACCCATCATCATTTTAATTTCGATTTGGATATATACATCTTTATCAGATTTAGCCATTCAAGAAGGAAGAAATGTTTGGTCTTGGATTGAGAGTCCGGTTACTGGTGCTGCGGTTTTTACAGCATTTGTAGTAGTCATTTTTACTAATATGGGCTTTTGGGCAACATTAGCAGCCGATATCCCTTCTATCTCTCGATTTGTAAAGGCTCCTCAACATGAAAAGAATTGGTTTAAACGCAATAAAAATGCAATCATCGGCAATATGATTGCATTGCCACTTACACAAACTTTCATGGTTGTAATTGGTGGGGTTTCATATATTGCAGTAAAGAACTATGATCCAATTGTTGCCTTACAAGAAGCTGCAAGTGGGATTGTTCTTGCTGTCTTACTTATTATGATTGTTTTCGCACAGTGGTCAACAAATGTTTCAGCAAATTTAATACCAGCAGCAACGATTTTTTCTAATGTTGGCGGTCCTAAAGTTCCTTTTTATGTCGGTGTAATAATGGCGGGTGTTATTGGGACGGTGGTTCAACCTTGGAATTTGTTTAATATAATTATTCCTTTTCTTTTAACGATTGGTGGAATCTTATCAGCGATTGTCGGAATTTTATATGCTGACTATTATCTTCTAAGAAAACGGAGAGTCAATGTGCCGGATTTATATGAAAGCAAGGGACAGTATCGGTATTTAAATGGTGTGAATTTAGCAGGAATGTTCTCGTGGATTGTCGGTGGTTTAGCGGCGTTTTGGTTATCGAACTATTCCTTTATAGTTGGTTTTGTTGTCGGAGCGGCTTGTTATTATGTACTAGCTAAGTATTGGTGGTTCAAAAAGTATCCTCAAAGTGAAATTCAGAATCCAAGTGATGAGTTATTTCTAGGAATTACAGTAGGCAGAGATTGGATAATTTTAGACTATGAGGATGAAGAAGAGATTTTACCAGAGAAAGCAGTCGGTTAG
- a CDS encoding catalase family peroxidase, with amino-acid sequence MIEDTSETVLAKRAVNGIEDIFGTYPGYRRAHAKGELYEATFTPTGKASPYTMAEHLRDTEVQAIVRFSNTSPNPSTADALAVVKGMSVQFQLSEGIITNLVGITLPIFVTKSPQTFLKILNTMKSFKDAKPNFKDMVNLFATYPESRTAFQMIRKLKNTKSYATGRYFAVHAFYLVNENGIRTPVKFEWEPEAGVETWSVKELAALPSDYLEKEMTNRLKLGEVRFRLHIVIGDKVDPTDDPTKEWPKGRNRIDAGMLSVKSKALIDKDRFIFDPTILPTGIECSNDEILPFRRDTYAISYERRKKEG; translated from the coding sequence ATGATTGAAGATACATCTGAAACCGTATTGGCGAAAAGAGCAGTGAATGGGATAGAAGATATATTTGGTACATACCCCGGTTATCGTCGTGCTCATGCAAAAGGAGAGCTATATGAAGCGACGTTTACGCCAACTGGTAAAGCTTCACCGTATACGATGGCCGAGCATTTAAGAGACACAGAGGTTCAGGCAATTGTTCGTTTTTCAAATACTTCACCTAACCCATCAACTGCTGATGCTCTTGCAGTGGTGAAGGGAATGTCAGTACAATTTCAATTGTCTGAAGGAATAATAACGAATTTAGTAGGGATAACCTTACCAATCTTTGTGACGAAATCACCTCAGACATTCTTGAAAATATTAAATACAATGAAGTCTTTCAAGGATGCTAAACCTAATTTTAAAGACATGGTAAACCTTTTTGCAACATATCCAGAAAGTCGAACTGCCTTTCAAATGATACGTAAGCTCAAAAATACCAAAAGCTATGCAACAGGTCGGTACTTCGCAGTACATGCATTTTATTTGGTTAATGAAAATGGTATAAGAACACCAGTGAAGTTTGAGTGGGAACCAGAGGCAGGTGTAGAGACTTGGTCAGTTAAAGAACTGGCGGCTTTGCCAAGTGATTATTTAGAAAAGGAAATGACCAACCGATTAAAATTGGGAGAAGTTCGATTTCGCTTACATATTGTAATTGGAGATAAAGTTGATCCAACTGATGACCCTACAAAAGAATGGCCAAAAGGGCGAAATCGTATTGATGCTGGTATGTTAAGTGTGAAATCAAAAGCACTTATCGATAAAGATCGTTTTATCTTTGATCCAACTATCTTGCCCACAGGAATTGAATGTTCGAATGATGAAATCTTACCATTTCGTAGAGATACATATGCAATTTCCTATGAAAGACGGAAAAAAGAGGGTTAA
- the preA gene encoding NAD-dependent dihydropyrimidine dehydrogenase subunit PreA: MADLRSNLAGIESPNPFWLASAPPTNSGYQVQRAFEAGWGGAVWKTLGEPIINTSSRFAAVSFNGRRVAGFNNIELITDRPLEVNLKEIYETKKRFPNHAIIASLMVEPSREKWHEIVKRVEDVGVDGLELNFGCPHGMAERGMGAASGQQPDLVESQTMWAKEVARTPVIVKLTPNITDITMTAKAAVRGGADAISMINTINSLAGVDIDTWNTIPNVAGKGAHGGYCGPAVKPIALNMVAECARNANITIPISGIGGISNWRDAVEFMLMGSTNVQICTAAMHHGFSIVEDMIDGLNNYLDDKGISSVNKLIGKSVEKYSDWGNLDLNYRTVAKINTDVCINCNKCHIACEDTAHQCIDMLTDPNGNKYLKVREADCVGCNLCAIVCPEEGAISMLELPREKIAMSWNDRQHAFASLKG; this comes from the coding sequence ATGGCGGATTTAAGGAGTAATCTTGCTGGAATCGAGTCGCCAAATCCATTTTGGCTGGCCTCGGCACCACCAACAAATTCAGGGTATCAAGTTCAACGTGCTTTTGAAGCCGGCTGGGGTGGAGCGGTTTGGAAAACGTTGGGTGAACCAATTATTAATACCTCTTCAAGGTTTGCCGCAGTTAGTTTTAATGGAAGAAGAGTGGCTGGTTTTAACAATATTGAACTGATTACTGATCGTCCACTTGAAGTCAACTTAAAAGAAATTTATGAGACGAAAAAACGTTTTCCTAATCACGCAATTATTGCCTCATTAATGGTTGAACCTAGCAGAGAAAAATGGCATGAAATTGTCAAACGAGTAGAAGATGTTGGGGTAGATGGCCTTGAGTTAAACTTCGGATGTCCTCATGGAATGGCAGAGCGTGGGATGGGCGCAGCTTCAGGACAGCAGCCGGATCTAGTTGAATCGCAAACGATGTGGGCGAAAGAAGTAGCTAGAACCCCAGTCATTGTGAAGCTAACGCCGAACATTACTGATATAACGATGACAGCTAAAGCTGCTGTAAGAGGTGGAGCAGACGCTATTAGTATGATTAATACAATAAATAGCTTAGCAGGAGTCGATATAGATACATGGAATACAATTCCGAATGTAGCAGGAAAAGGAGCTCATGGTGGCTATTGTGGACCAGCGGTTAAACCGATAGCGCTAAATATGGTCGCTGAATGTGCTAGAAACGCAAATATTACTATTCCTATATCAGGTATCGGTGGCATTTCAAATTGGAGAGATGCAGTTGAATTCATGTTGATGGGATCTACAAATGTTCAAATTTGTACAGCTGCCATGCATCATGGATTTAGTATTGTCGAAGATATGATTGATGGACTTAATAACTATCTTGACGACAAGGGTATTTCATCGGTTAATAAACTTATTGGGAAATCGGTAGAGAAGTATTCCGATTGGGGAAATTTAGACTTAAATTATCGTACAGTAGCAAAAATTAATACGGATGTTTGCATCAATTGCAATAAATGCCACATTGCCTGTGAAGATACAGCACATCAATGTATCGATATGCTTACAGATCCAAATGGCAATAAATATCTTAAAGTTCGCGAAGCAGATTGCGTTGGATGTAATTTATGTGCCATTGTATGCCCTGAGGAAGGGGCGATCAGTATGTTAGAGCTTCCACGCGAGAAAATAGCTATGTCTTGGAATGATCGTCAACACGCTTTTGCTAGTTTAAAAGGATAA
- a CDS encoding squalene/phytoene synthase family protein, whose translation MSEAVILHREAMDVLKQTSRTFFIPINFLEPTLRKTVASAYLCMRAIDEIEDHPDMEAETKRQLLTSISESLKTTFDAEKYRELIKPYENSLPIVTKRLADWILLCPPDVVEKVKESTAVMAEGMAKWIDKDWRIKTKEDLDDYTYYVAGLVGCMLSDLWKWHDSNIETDREKAIAFGRGLQAVNILRNQDEDWERGVRFLPDDWDREDLFLYAKQNLAMGSEYVKDINNRSITMFCKLPLALASSTLKAMKIGREKISRKEVESIVKELESQH comes from the coding sequence ATGAGTGAGGCTGTCATATTGCATCGAGAAGCGATGGATGTGTTAAAACAAACAAGTCGGACATTTTTCATTCCAATTAATTTTTTAGAACCGACCCTTAGAAAAACAGTGGCGTCTGCATATTTATGTATGCGTGCAATTGATGAAATAGAAGACCATCCAGATATGGAGGCAGAGACAAAACGTCAATTGTTAACGTCGATTAGTGAAAGTTTGAAAACGACATTTGACGCTGAAAAATATCGTGAACTTATTAAGCCTTATGAAAACTCGCTTCCAATTGTGACGAAACGTCTAGCGGATTGGATTTTATTATGTCCACCAGATGTAGTAGAGAAAGTTAAAGAGTCAACCGCTGTAATGGCGGAGGGAATGGCGAAATGGATTGATAAAGACTGGCGCATTAAGACCAAAGAAGATTTAGATGATTATACGTATTATGTGGCAGGGCTAGTTGGGTGCATGTTGTCTGATTTGTGGAAATGGCATGACAGCAATATCGAAACTGATCGTGAGAAAGCGATTGCGTTTGGACGAGGCTTACAAGCTGTAAATATTTTGCGTAATCAAGATGAAGATTGGGAGCGAGGCGTTCGTTTCTTACCTGATGATTGGGACAGAGAAGATTTATTTTTATATGCTAAACAAAACTTAGCGATGGGGAGCGAATACGTAAAAGATATTAACAATCGTTCTATTACTATGTTTTGCAAATTGCCGCTTGCGCTTGCGAGTAGTACATTAAAAGCAATGAAAATAGGTCGAGAAAAAATTTCTCGTAAAGAAGTTGAATCGATAGTAAAGGAACTTGAAAGCCAACATTAA
- a CDS encoding DUF2269 family protein, producing MYDLYVFIIFIHVLSAVVSIGPLFVLFAVLKKMREADLVMEKAYIAIFRYVVRLIKHAGHVLVGSGILLVYLGPWSWNTPWIVATIGLMVLSIFFLARGFSGTLKKFSDPKVERLPLLSTLNKATWIYITILVLMLALMVIKPTLW from the coding sequence ATGTATGATTTGTACGTTTTCATTATTTTCATCCATGTTTTGAGTGCCGTTGTGTCGATTGGTCCACTTTTTGTGTTGTTTGCTGTTTTAAAAAAAATGCGAGAAGCAGATTTAGTAATGGAGAAAGCTTATATTGCTATTTTCCGTTATGTGGTTCGGCTAATAAAACATGCTGGTCATGTACTAGTGGGCTCTGGTATATTACTTGTCTACCTTGGACCTTGGTCTTGGAATACTCCATGGATTGTAGCAACAATAGGTCTTATGGTTTTATCTATCTTCTTTCTTGCGCGTGGATTTTCAGGTACTCTCAAGAAATTTAGTGACCCTAAAGTTGAGCGTTTACCATTACTCTCTACTCTCAATAAAGCTACCTGGATTTATATAACCATATTAGTTCTTATGCTGGCTTTAATGGTTATAAAGCCAACATTGTGGTGA